A DNA window from Camelina sativa cultivar DH55 chromosome 13, Cs, whole genome shotgun sequence contains the following coding sequences:
- the LOC104735232 gene encoding calcium-dependent protein kinase 17 isoform X1, producing MGNCCSHGQDSADNGDGHALENGATTSNAANKTGPTAEASVPQSKHAPPSPPPATKQGPIGPVLGRPMEDVKSSYSLGKELGRGQFGVTHLCTQKATGQQFACKTIAKRKLVNKEDIEDVRREVQIMHHLTGQPNIVELKGAYEDKHSVHLVMELCAGGELFDRIIAKGHYSEKAAASLLRTIVQIVHTCHSMGVIHRDLKPENFLLLNKDENSPLKATDFGLSVFYKPGEVFKDIVGSAYYIAPEVLKRKYGPEADIWSIGVMLYILLCGVPPFWAESENGIFNAILRGHVDFSSDPWPSISPQAKDLVKKMLNSDPKQRLTAAQVLNHPWIKEDGEAPDVPLDNAVMSRLKQFKAMNNFKKVALRVIAGCLSEEEIMGLKEMFKGMDTDSSGTITLEELRQGLAKQGTRLSEYEVQQLMEAADADGNGTIDYGEFIAATMHINRLDKEEHLYSAFQHFDKDNSGYITMEELEQALREFGMNDGRDIKEIISEVDGDNDGRINYDEFVAMMRKGNPDPIPKKRREMSFK from the exons ATGGGAAATTGTTGCTCTCACGGACAGGACTCGGCCGATAACGGAGATGGACATGCACTGGAAAACGGAGCTACCACTTCAAATGCTGCCAATAAGACTGGTCCAACCGCGGAAGCTTCTGTACCACAATCTAAACATGCGCCTCCCTCTCCTCCTCCTGCAACAAAACAAGGCCCTATAGGCCCTGTCTTAGGTCGACCCATGGAAGATGTAAAATCTTCATATTCTCTAGGGAAAGAGCTTGGGCGAGGCCAATTTGGTGTCACCCACCTCTGCACACAGAAGGCAACAGGTCAGCAATTTGCTTGCAAGACGATTGCAAAAAGGAAGCTTGTGAACAAGGAAGACATTGAGGATGTAAGAAGAGAAGTGCAGATCATGCATCACCTGACTGGTCAACCTAATATTGTGGAGCTTAAAGGAGCTTATGAGGATAAGCATTCTGTGCATTTGGTTATGGAGCTTTGCGCAGGTGGAGAGTTGTTCGATAGGATTATTGCTAAAGGACATTACTCGGAGAAAGCAGCTGCTTCGTTGCTAAGAACCATTGTTCAGATTGTGCATACTTGCCATTCCATGGGGGTTATTCACAGGGATTTAAAGCCAGAGAACTTTCTGTTACTCAACAAAGATGAAAATTCTCCTCTCAAAGCCACGGACTTTGGGCTGTCGGTTTTCTACAAGCCAG GAGAGGTGTTCAAGGATATTGTGGGGAGTGCTTATTACATTGCACCTGAGGTTTTGAAAAGGAAGTATGGACCAGAAGCCGATATTTGGAGTATAGGTGTCATGTTGTATATCCTCTTGTGTGGTGTTCCACCATTCTGGGCTG AGTCGGAGAATGGGATATTCAACGCCATCCTAAGGGGACATGTTGATTTCTCAAGCGATCCATGGCCATCTATCTCGCCTCAGGCGAAGGATCTTGTTAAGAAGATGCTCAACTCTGATCCCAAGCAAAGACTAACAGCTGCCCAAGTTCTAA ACCATCCATGGATCAAGGAGGATGGAGAGGCACCAGATGTTCCTCTTGACAATGCGGTGATGTCCAGGCTCAAGCAGTTCAAAGCAATGAACAATTTCAAGAAAGTTGCATTACGG GTGATAGCAGGGTGCTTATCAGAGGAAGAGATCATGGGGTTAAAGGAGATGTTTAAAGGTATGGACACTGATAGCAGTGGAACAATAACACTCGAGGAGCTAAGACAGGGACTAGCTAAACAAGGTACAAGGTTGTCAGAATACGAAGTCCAGCAGCTAATGGAAGCT GCTGATGCTGATGGTAATGGAACAATAGACTATGGTGAGTTCATCGCAGCCACAATGCACATTAACAGACTTGACAAAGAAGAACATCTTTACTCAGCCTTCCAACACTTTGACAAAGACAACAGTGG ATATATCACAATGGAAGAGCTAGAGCAAGCCCTACGGGAGTTTGGCATGAATGATGGCAGAGACATTAAGGAGATAATTTCCGAGGTTGATGGAGACAAT GATGGTCGGATAAACTATGATGAATTTGTGGCAATGATGAGAAAAGGAAACCCGGATCCTATCCCAAAGAAGCGGCGTGAGATGTcatttaaataa
- the LOC104735231 gene encoding splicing factor 3B subunit 6-like protein — protein MTTISLRKANTRLPPEVNRVLYVRNLPFNITSEEMYDIFGKYGAIRQIRIGCDKATKGTAFVVYEDIYDAKNAVDHLSGFNVANRYLIVLYYQHAKMSKKFDQKKTEEEITKLQEKYGVSTKDT, from the coding sequence atgACGACAATCAGTCTACGGAAGGCAAACACAAGACTCCCACCGGAGGTGAACCGAGTGCTCTATGTTCGTAACCTTCCCTTCAACATAACGAGCGAGGAGATGTACGATATCTTCGGCAAGTACGGCGCCATCCGCCAGATTCGAATCGGTTGCGACAAGGCGACCAAAGGTACGGCGTTCGTCGTTTACGAGGATATCTACGACGCCAAGAACGCCGTCGACCATCTCTCCGGCTTCAACGTCGCGAATCGATACCTAATCGTGCTGTATTACCAACACGCGAAGATGAGCAAGAAGTTTGACCAGAAGAAGACTGAAGAGGAGATCACCAAGCTGCAGGAGAAGTATGGAGTCTCTACTAAAGATACGTAA
- the LOC104735232 gene encoding calcium-dependent protein kinase 17 isoform X2, protein MGNCCSHGQDSADNGDGHALENGATTSNAANKTGPTAEASVPQSKHAPPSPPPATKQGPIGPVLGRPMEDVKSSYSLGKELGRGQFGVTHLCTQKATGQQFACKTIAKRKLVNKEDIEDVRREVQIMHHLTGQPNIVELKGAYEDKHSVHLVMELCAGGELFDRIIAKGHYSEKAAASLLRTIVQIVHTCHSMGVIHRDLKPENFLLLNKDENSPLKATDFGLSVFYKPGEVFKDIVGSAYYIAPEVLKRKYGPEADIWSIGVMLYILLCGVPPFWAESENGIFNAILRGHVDFSSDPWPSISPQAKDLVKKMLNSDPKQRLTAAQVLNHPWIKEDGEAPDVPLDNAVMSRLKQFKAMNNFKKVALRVIAGCLSEEEIMGLKEMFKGMDTDSSGTITLEELRQGLAKQGTRLSEYEVQQLMEAVSPLDTSKRDSLPIFCFFCSALHGILQADADGNGTIDYGEFIAATMHINRLDKEEHLYSAFQHFDKDNSGYITMEELEQALREFGMNDGRDIKEIISEVDGDNDGRINYDEFVAMMRKGNPDPIPKKRREMSFK, encoded by the exons ATGGGAAATTGTTGCTCTCACGGACAGGACTCGGCCGATAACGGAGATGGACATGCACTGGAAAACGGAGCTACCACTTCAAATGCTGCCAATAAGACTGGTCCAACCGCGGAAGCTTCTGTACCACAATCTAAACATGCGCCTCCCTCTCCTCCTCCTGCAACAAAACAAGGCCCTATAGGCCCTGTCTTAGGTCGACCCATGGAAGATGTAAAATCTTCATATTCTCTAGGGAAAGAGCTTGGGCGAGGCCAATTTGGTGTCACCCACCTCTGCACACAGAAGGCAACAGGTCAGCAATTTGCTTGCAAGACGATTGCAAAAAGGAAGCTTGTGAACAAGGAAGACATTGAGGATGTAAGAAGAGAAGTGCAGATCATGCATCACCTGACTGGTCAACCTAATATTGTGGAGCTTAAAGGAGCTTATGAGGATAAGCATTCTGTGCATTTGGTTATGGAGCTTTGCGCAGGTGGAGAGTTGTTCGATAGGATTATTGCTAAAGGACATTACTCGGAGAAAGCAGCTGCTTCGTTGCTAAGAACCATTGTTCAGATTGTGCATACTTGCCATTCCATGGGGGTTATTCACAGGGATTTAAAGCCAGAGAACTTTCTGTTACTCAACAAAGATGAAAATTCTCCTCTCAAAGCCACGGACTTTGGGCTGTCGGTTTTCTACAAGCCAG GAGAGGTGTTCAAGGATATTGTGGGGAGTGCTTATTACATTGCACCTGAGGTTTTGAAAAGGAAGTATGGACCAGAAGCCGATATTTGGAGTATAGGTGTCATGTTGTATATCCTCTTGTGTGGTGTTCCACCATTCTGGGCTG AGTCGGAGAATGGGATATTCAACGCCATCCTAAGGGGACATGTTGATTTCTCAAGCGATCCATGGCCATCTATCTCGCCTCAGGCGAAGGATCTTGTTAAGAAGATGCTCAACTCTGATCCCAAGCAAAGACTAACAGCTGCCCAAGTTCTAA ACCATCCATGGATCAAGGAGGATGGAGAGGCACCAGATGTTCCTCTTGACAATGCGGTGATGTCCAGGCTCAAGCAGTTCAAAGCAATGAACAATTTCAAGAAAGTTGCATTACGG GTGATAGCAGGGTGCTTATCAGAGGAAGAGATCATGGGGTTAAAGGAGATGTTTAAAGGTATGGACACTGATAGCAGTGGAACAATAACACTCGAGGAGCTAAGACAGGGACTAGCTAAACAAGGTACAAGGTTGTCAGAATACGAAGTCCAGCAGCTAATGGAAGCTGTAAGTCCTTTGGATACTAGCAAGA GAGACTCACTaccgattttttgttttttttgctctgCGTTACATGGAATTCTACAGGCTGATGCTGATGGTAATGGAACAATAGACTATGGTGAGTTCATCGCAGCCACAATGCACATTAACAGACTTGACAAAGAAGAACATCTTTACTCAGCCTTCCAACACTTTGACAAAGACAACAGTGG ATATATCACAATGGAAGAGCTAGAGCAAGCCCTACGGGAGTTTGGCATGAATGATGGCAGAGACATTAAGGAGATAATTTCCGAGGTTGATGGAGACAAT GATGGTCGGATAAACTATGATGAATTTGTGGCAATGATGAGAAAAGGAAACCCGGATCCTATCCCAAAGAAGCGGCGTGAGATGTcatttaaataa